A stretch of DNA from Gasterosteus aculeatus chromosome 7, fGasAcu3.hap1.1, whole genome shotgun sequence:
tCAGGTAGGTCtggacgttgtgtgtgtgtgtgtgtgtgtgtcagtccctCAGGTAGGTAtggacgttgtgtgtgtgtgtgtgtgtgtgtcagtccctCAGGTAGGTCTGGACGTAGACCTGCTGGTGGATCCAGGCGGTGAAGTGGGGCACGTTGCTGTAGACTCCGGGTCCGAGGACTTTGCTGAAGCAGACGCTGCCCCACGACGTCAAACCGAACAGCGTCCAGCGTCCGCTGTCCTCCTCACACACCAGGGGGCCGCCGCTGtcgccctgcacacacacaccatctgtaCACACGCACCGTggagccaggtgtgtgtgtgtgtgtgtgtgtgcagtgcggTTGTTACCATGCAGGAGTCCACGGTTCCAGCGTCATAGCCGGCGCAAAGCATCCTGGGAGTGATGGTCTTCATGTCGAAGTAAGACTGACACTGGGACAGTGAGATGATCCGGACCTCCCCCTCCTGCAGCTTGAAgggcactacacacacacacagacacacacagacagacacacacacacagacacacacacacacacacacacagacacacacacacacacacagacacacacagacagacacacacacacagacacacacacacagacacacacacacacacagacacacacacacagacacacacagacacacacacacacacagacacacacacacacacacagagacacacacacacacagacacacacacagacacacacacacacacagacacacacagacacacagacacacacacacacacagacacacacacacagacacacacagacacacacacacacacagacacacacacacacacacagagacacacacacacacagacacacacacacagacacacacagacacacacacacacagacacacacacacagacacacacagacacacacacacacacagacacacacacacacacacagacacacacagacacacagacacacacacacacagacacacacacacagacacacacagacacacacacacacacagacacacacacacacacagagacacacacacacacacacacacacagagacacacacacacacagacacacacacacacacagagacacacacacacacacacacacacacacacagacacgcacacacacagacacacacacacacacacacacagacacacacacacacacacacacagagacacacacacacacacagacacacacacacacacacagacacacacacacagacacacacacacacacacacacagagacacacacacacacacacacagacacacagacacacacacacacacacacacacagacacacagacacacagacacacacacacacacacacacacagacacacagacacacacacacacacacacaatgctttaATTTCctaacgtgtgtgtttgtttctcgttCTTGCTACTTCGTGGGGACCATGGAGGACAGCTTGGTTCCAGCCCTTAAAGGCCCGATTAAGgccacctccaccctcctccaccctcctccacccagacGAGGGATTTAAATGATCTGTAAACTCATCCCTCATATTcatagtgcgtgtgtgtgtgtgtgcatgtgtgtgtgtcactcactCCTGTTGCCCATGTGACCCCACCCTGTGATGTAACAGTAGGAATCGGGGGACGGGAGGCGGTCGGGCTCCGGGAGACACACGGGCCTGACGAACGGAGTCTCCTCGATCTGAAGAGAGACAGAACGAGGACACTTTATTGTGTTGATGGTCTTCTTCTGTCTCTGGACTCATAAAGGAAATAAGCTGCTCTTCTTTTACTCTTCTGTGTGCAAACAAACTCCATGTCAGCTGACGAATGACGTCATCGATCATGTTCACTAGTTCTCCTCTAATCAATGACCACATGTATAAGCTGACAACCCGATTGATCCTCCTGTGGTTCTGATCATCAAGTCTCGGACCTCAGAATCCAGCTGCACCACGCTGATGTCGTAGTCTACCACCGCCCGGTTGTACCGCGGGTGCACGATAATGGAGCGCACCCCGCGGCTCTGACTGGTCCCGCCCGGGTGGTCCAGGTTGTTGAGGCCGAGCACCACCTTCCACAGCTCGGCACGCTCCCTCCTGGGGGGCAGACAGGCTCAGGATCAGCCCCCTCACAggcccctcccccactcccgtctcccccccgccctcacTCCCCGTCTCACCCCTCAAAGCAGTGGGCGACGGTCAGAGCCCACCTCCGGTCGATGAGGACGCAGCCGCACACGTGACCGCTCTGGCCGCTCTGCAGCGAGCACTGCCAAGGCCACGCCCCCCTGCGGGAGACACGCCCCCCCAGAATCCTCTTGTTCCTGTGGGGGAAGACGCCCAGTGACGGCCGCTGCCCGCACTCtggtggacagacagacaggaagagagacggagacggagcgAAGGACACGTCTTTGTCAACCTCGAATCTGTTCTGTCaatcatgtaaaaaaatatgaatgtttaACTAGATCGATAATAAACCTTAACACCTTGTTGTCATGACGACAGTGTCTCAGTGTTTACCTCCTCTGGAGCAAAGCAGGGACACTCTCCTCCTGGAATGACACGCGTGACTgagggacagacaggcagagggacagacaggcagagggacACATGCTGGTGATAAAGTGTTTTCTTATAAAAGTATTCACAGGTCATCAGAAGCAGCGATTGGTCTCACAGCTGATGGTGCAGTTTGCCTCTGATGGATGAGAATGGGTGGAGGCCACCGGGGGATGAGAATGGGTGGAGGCCCTCTGGGGCTGAGAATGGGTggaggcccccgggggcctgGTGAATGGGTggaggcccccgggggcctgGTGAATGGGTGGAGGTCCCCGAGGGGCCTGGTGAATGGGTggaggcccccgggggcctgGTGAATGGGTggaggcccccgggggcctgGTGGAGCCGCTCCTCAGCTGTGAGGCGTTAAATGTCACGGTCGAGGGTCCCGTTACCTTCTCTTCTCCAGCCGGGCCTGCAGAGCAGAACCGTTCCTCAGGCTCCACTCGGGGTGAACGTGTAACCAACGGCGACGCCCCGGGACGctggaggggtcggctaccatggAAACAGAGGCGGGAACTCTGCAGAGAAACGTGCACATTGTGGTTCATCTGTCGCACAggacgcgtgcgtgtgtgcgtgtgtgtgtgtgcgtgtgcgtgcgtgtgtgtgtgtgcgtgtgcgtgtgtgtgtgtgcgtgtgcgcgtgtgcgtgcgtgtgtgtgcgtgcgtgtgcgtgtgtgcatgtgcgtgtgtgcatgtgcgtgtgcgtgtgcgcgtgtgtgtgttactgaccTTACCCTAGTCCCAGCTGGTCGCAGGTCAGTTTGCTGAGCGCGTGGTTCCACTCGTCTGCACACACCTGATACTCTGCTGCCGTCCTGAACACCGTCAACACGGAACCCGATCGATCGGACAGAGACACTGGAGACAAGAGGGACCAATACatcatgtatatatacacagtacacacatatatggatgagtacacacagtacacacttcTTACCACAGTTCCATTCGTCTGAACTGTCTGAACAATGTCTCTTCCCGTCACACCACAGAGTCCGATGGACACACTGATGGTTGTTACAGGACACCTCGTTGTCTCTGCACACCGCTGAGGAGCATCATCAGTGACACCATCATTACCTCCACCATtacctccaccatcacctccatcatTACCTCCACCATtacctccaccatcacctccacccaGTGGAACTGGGGTCAGGGACTTACAGCAGTTGCTCTcgtccaccagcagggggcagtctGGGAACCCGTCACAGATCATTGAGGCTTTGATGCAGACTTTACTGCCGGGACACTCCCACAGAGCGCGCTCAGAGCAGCCTGAGAGGTGacaccatcacctccatcaccaCTACTGACACGCGCGACAGGTACTTGTACTACGTATTGAAGCGTAGCAGCAGTACTCGTCAGTAgtctcattttgaaatgcttcGTCTCACCACAGTTGTCCTCGTCGCTGTGGTCGTCACAGTCCAGGTGTCCGTCACAGCGCTTGGTTGCCAGGACGCAGCGACCGGACCGACACTTGAAGTGGCTCGGGGAGCACTCTGTAGCCACggcaaccaacaacaacaacaacaacaacaacgacaacgacAACGACGTCATGTTCAAGTCCTGATatcaggacaaaaaaaaatgagagacagacagacagaccgtcGAATCCGTCCTCCGGCAGAAGACACGTTGTGTTTCCGCCTTCTTCTGGAAACTGACTGCAGTCGGAGTCCTCAGGCCACTGCAATCCCACAATGCCGAGCACCGACTCACACTTCTCCTTCGAATGGCGACACAGCGACCTGCCGGCACGAGAGACGCAAAGGAAGGAAAGATGAGACAAAAGACCTACGGGGGACAGACTGTAACCAGCTGACTGACCTGCAGGGCGGGACCCTCTGCAGGCTGACCGGGTCACACTTGGGGACCAGCAGGGTGCAGGCGTAGAACATGAGGTACTGGTAGCAGCCGGTCTGGACCAGCGCCGGGAACAAGGAGGACTCCCAGGACACGGAGCTCTCCCTCTGGGACAGGTGACCCAGGTAGTTTGGGTAGCTGGTCAGGTTGTAGGGAAGGTTCATGCACAGCTCCAAGCTGATTGGCTCACAGCgagctgagacacacacacacggaacccGTGAACAGTGGAGGGAACCGATGGTTCCACGTGTTGCGTGAGTCTGTTGCTCGGCGGGACTCACTGCAGTTGTTGCTGGTTGGGGGGTCGCAGGCGGCGCCGCCCCCCACGCACACTGACGGACAGGAAGGGGAGATGCAGCTGGGCTGACCGGGAGCGCACACGCCCTGAgctggagaacacacacacacacacacacacgcacacgcatgaagaagaagaagaagaagtgggagGAAGAGACGGGCGAGGAGGGACGGATGTCTcactctgctctctgctgcagtgCTCCTCGTCACTCCCGTCTTTACAGTCGTCCTCTCCGTCACAGCGGAACGCAGAGGGGACACACTGCCCGTTCCTGCACTCCAACAGGCCCTGACTCTTACaggctgcacgcacacacacacacacagacacacacacacacacacacacacacaaaccagggAGTTACAGCACTCCACGCATGACCATCAGCGTGAGTCACTTCCTGCTGATTGTCATGCGTGAGTCTCTTGACATTTGATAAACACgctttgttgtgtctttgttgtgtctttgttgtgtctttgttgtgtctttgttgaaTCTTCGCtagaagaaaacacaagaaCCATCACTCAAAAACCAAATAAATGAGCTTAATGCAAAGCGTCATGGAATTAATGGCTAAATATCgacatttcatttcagttctACTGGTGAACATTCACCAAAGGTAAGTGGGTTCTACTAGTGAACAGTCACTAAAGGTAAGTGAGTTCTACTGGTGAACATTCACCAAAGGTAAGTGGGTTCTACTAGTGAACATTCACCAAAGGTAAGTGGGTTCTACTAGTGAACAGTCACTAAAGGTAAGTGAGTTCTACTGGTGAACATTCACCAAAGGTAAGTGGGTTCTACTAGTGAACAGTCACTAAAGGTAAGTGAGTTCTACTGGTGAACATTCACCAAAGGTAAGTGGGTTGTGGGTTCTACTGGTGAACAGTCACTAAAGATAAGTGGGTTCTACTGGTGAACAGTCACTAAAGGTAAGTGGGTTCTACTGGTGAACAGTCACTAAAGATAAGTGGGTTCTACTAGTGAACAGTCACTAAAGGTAAGTGGGTTCTACTGGTGAACAGTCACTAAAGGTAAGTGGGTTCTACTAGTGAACAGTCACTAAAGGTAAGTGGGTTCTACTAGTGAACAGTCACTAAAGGTAAGTGGGTTCTACTGGTGAACAGTCACTAAAGGTAAGTGGGTTCTACTAGTGAACAGTCACTAAAGGTAAGTGAGTTCTACTGGTGAACATTCACCAAAGGTAAGTGGGTTCTACTAGTGAACAGTCACTAAAGGTAAGTGAGTTCTACTGGTGAACATTCACCAAAGGTAAGTGGGTTCTACTAGTGAACAGTCACTAAAGGTAAGTGAGTTCTACTGGTGAACATTCACCAAAGGTAAGTGGGTTGTGGGTTCTACTGGTGAACAGTCACTAAAGATAAGTGGGTTCTACTGGTGAACAGTCACTAAAGGTAAGTGGGTTCTACTGGTGAACAGTCACTAAAGATAAGTGGGTTCTACTAGTGAACAGTCACTAAAGGTAAGTGGGTTCTACTGGTGAACAGTCACTAAAGGTAAGTGGGTTCTACTAGTGAACAGTCACTAAAGGTAAGTGGGTTCTACTAGTGAACAGTCACTAAAGGTAAGTGGGTTCTACGAGTGGCTCGATCACTCACAGCAGTTGAGCTCGTCGCTCTTGTCCAGACAGTCGTGGTCTCCGTCACACAGCCAGTCTCTGGACACACAGCGACCGTCACCACAGCGATGTTCCCGAGCCAGATTACacactgatgacacacacacacacacacacacagaacaaataaCGGTATTGTAGTCGTGACAATGGACCCGCGGGTCCGACCCGCTGATGGTTCTATGTTTAAAGACGAGCTGCTTCTCTGTCTCAAGTATTCAGCTAATAAACCAGCTTCCGTTTGACGGTGAGTCGTTGAAGGTAAAGACATAATTCATTGATTGATAGTTTACAGCAAAGCTGTTAAAATAACAAGCGACGGACACACGAAGCCGCCACAGGATACTGTGtgtttctcagtgtgtgtgtctgtgtgtgtgtgtgtgtgtctgtgtgtgtgtgtgtgtgtgtgtctgtgtgtgtgtgtgtgtgttggcaaaTGGACAGCTGGTGGGTTCCCTCGCTCACACCTCCTTCTAATCCGCAAACTACGtcactaaatgtgtgtgtgtgtgtgtgtgtgtgtgtgtctgtgtgtgtacgtgtgtgtttgtgtgcgtgtctgtgtgtgtgtgtctgtgtgtgtgtgtctgtgtgtgtgtgtgtgtgtgtgtgtgtgtgtgtgtgtgtgttctcaccaCAGCTGAGTTCGTCGCTCAGGTCTCCACAGTCGTCGTAACCATCGCACACCACAGCAGGCGAGAGACAGCGACCAGTACTACAGCGAAACTCTGCATCCGTGCACACTAGAGACAccgtgagagacagagacacagtcagagacagacagacagagagacacacagtgagagacagagacacagtgagagacagacagagagacacacagtgagagacagacagacagagagacacagtgagagacagagagacagtgggagacagagacacacagtgagacAGACACCATTCTTCTTGGTGTCTTAGACTAATGCTGAGGACAACGGTAACAACGGTCGAGTGCAGCTACGCTGAAGCTAACTATGCTAACTATGGACAAATAATCACGTTTTGTTGACCATTTACTGCTTCACATGTAttcctttgtgttgttgttgttgtttactcttTTTCTCCGAGCTCTTTCATTGGTCCGTGTCTTGTGTGCTGCGGCAGCCGGCGACCCCAAAGGTCACAGAGAGGTCAGGGCGCCCTCGACGAAGACAGAAAAACTCATCTCTTTACATTCCTGTCGTCCCGGCCTATAGTCTCCTgacatcaccatgacaaccacctCTCTGCACCGCCGTAAATAACCACAATGAATCACCGGCGAGCTCATCACCACGACAACAGGCTCAACCTGCCATTTAAACAGATCAccgcacagtgtgtgtgtgtctgtgtgtgcgtctcaccgCAGTGCGTTTCGTCGCTCCAGTCGTCACAGTCGTTGTATCCGTTGCACACCAGCTTCTGTGGGACACAAACCCCCGTCGCACACAGGAAGGGGTGCTTCCCGCCGCACACAGCTGCCGACCAATCAGAGCGAGGGAGCAGTGATGACGTCCGACCGTGTGACACCATTAGACctgttgagtgtgtgttgtttactcACAGGGTTTCCCTATGATCTGTCTTGGCGCGTAACAGGCGTGAAGGGCGGGGCCTGCTGTTGCCGTCGGCGATGATGATGGCGGCAGCGGAGAACTGAAGGTGGCGTTGCTGAACTGCGAGCAGCGCAGGAACTCTGGCCACGAGGCGTTGAACATCTGGAGGACGGGCTCACATCCTTCCCTCGCCGCCTCGCAGAACGACGCGCAGGGCAGCGCGACCcgcctgcacgcacacgcacacacacacacacacacacacacgtctcagtCAAACatacacagttacacacacgcacacgcacacacacacaaacacacgcacgcacacacacacacacacgcacgtctcAGTCAAACatacacagttacacacacacacacacacacacgcacgcacacacacacacgcacacacacacaaacacacgcacgcacacacacacacaaacacgtcccAGTCAAACatacacagttacacacacacacacacacacgtctcagtCAAACatacacagttacacacacacacacaaacacgtcccagtcaaacacacacagata
This window harbors:
- the corin gene encoding atrial natriuretic peptide-converting enzyme, which encodes MLSTRLETCPRVTFSGAATAPPQGPNAGGEACPHKLGSTNHLRLLLYVLIPSTSLLLLILLLTGIFGSSLLNSSTPLPSPGYHGNSTSPSSFPERGNATDSSPKKLGDDIIAWNRSAGTTAAPTSPLGSASLASQATPTQPLTKPPDWLTSVTSLSSAWPIGSTSAPDSGSCQLITEPQCHMLPYNQTWLSSSVAVVKSSEVDMLLRFFGYLSRLSCYRHIMLFGCSLALPECTAAAATHSRRVALPCASFCEAAREGCEPVLQMFNASWPEFLRCSQFSNATFSSPLPPSSSPTATAGPALHACYAPRQIIGKPSVCGGKHPFLCATGVCVPQKLVCNGYNDCDDWSDETHCVCTDAEFRCSTGRCLSPAVVCDGYDDCGDLSDELSCVCNLAREHRCGDGRCVSRDWLCDGDHDCLDKSDELNCSCKSQGLLECRNGQCVPSAFRCDGEDDCKDGSDEEHCSREQTQGVCAPGQPSCISPSCPSVCVGGGAACDPPTSNNCTRCEPISLELCMNLPYNLTSYPNYLGHLSQRESSVSWESSLFPALVQTGCYQYLMFYACTLLVPKCDPVSLQRVPPCRSLCRHSKEKCESVLGIVGLQWPEDSDCSQFPEEGGNTTCLLPEDGFDECSPSHFKCRSGRCVLATKRCDGHLDCDDHSDEDNCGCSERALWECPGSKVCIKASMICDGFPDCPLLVDESNCSVCRDNEVSCNNHQCVHRTLWCDGKRHCSDSSDEWNCVSLSDRSGSVLTVFRTAAEYQVCADEWNHALSKLTCDQLGLGVPASVSMVADPSSVPGRRRWLHVHPEWSLRNGSALQARLEKRSHACHSRRRVSLLCSRGECGQRPSLGVFPHRNKRILGGRVSRRGAWPWQCSLQSGQSGHVCGCVLIDRRWALTVAHCFEGRERAELWKVVLGLNNLDHPGGTSQSRGVRSIIVHPRYNRAVVDYDISVVQLDSEIEETPFVRPVCLPEPDRLPSPDSYCYITGWGHMGNRMPFKLQEGEVRIISLSQCQSYFDMKTITPRMLCAGYDAGTVDSCMGDSGGPLVCEEDSGRWTLFGLTSWGSVCFSKVLGPGVYSNVPHFTAWIHQQVYVQTYLRD